The Devosia sp. YIM 151766 genome includes a region encoding these proteins:
- a CDS encoding response regulator transcription factor, with the protein MNKRRILVVDDDADLRQTLVEQLKAEPEFDVLQAATANDALQAVRENNVELTILDVGLPDMDGREAIKIMRQEGYKSPVLMLTGHDTDADEIKGFEAGANDYLTKPFRYPVLLARINAALRQRDQSEDAVFTIGQYSFQPAAKLLETNDGIKVRLTDKETSILKYLYRQGPKTITRDILLKEVWGYNNRVTTHTLETHIYRLRQKIERDPSNARLLVTEDGGYRLVP; encoded by the coding sequence ATGAACAAGCGACGCATCCTTGTCGTGGACGACGACGCGGATCTGCGCCAGACCTTGGTGGAGCAGCTCAAGGCCGAACCGGAATTTGACGTGCTTCAGGCTGCAACGGCCAATGACGCGCTGCAAGCGGTGCGCGAAAACAATGTGGAACTGACCATTCTCGATGTCGGGCTACCGGATATGGATGGTCGCGAGGCGATCAAGATAATGCGTCAGGAAGGCTATAAGAGCCCGGTACTGATGCTGACCGGCCACGATACCGATGCCGACGAGATCAAGGGCTTCGAAGCCGGGGCCAACGATTATCTCACCAAGCCCTTCCGCTATCCGGTCTTGCTGGCGCGGATCAATGCCGCGCTGCGACAGCGCGACCAGAGCGAGGACGCGGTGTTCACCATCGGGCAATACAGCTTCCAGCCGGCGGCCAAGCTGCTGGAGACCAATGACGGCATCAAGGTGCGCCTGACCGACAAGGAAACTTCGATTTTGAAATATCTTTACCGGCAGGGCCCCAAGACCATTACCCGCGATATTCTGCTCAAGGAGGTTTGGGGCTATAATAACCGCGTCACCACCCACACCCTCGAAACCCATATCTACCGGCTACGGCAGAAGATCGAGCGCGACCCGTCCAATGCACGGCTGCTGGTGACCGAGGATGGCGGCTATCGGCTTGTCCCCTGA
- a CDS encoding exodeoxyribonuclease III, whose amino-acid sequence MTHSIVTWNINSVRLRLGMVLDFLQQYQPDVLMLQEIKCTNDQFPANAFSEAGYPHQAVHGQKGYHGVAIISKFPLTDISSRVFCEIPESRHVSALVDLGHGPFTLHNFYIPAGGDEPDPLINPKFKHKLGFLDELKTWFTEPLFQRGHLIAGDFNIAPHENDVWSHKQLLKVVSHTPIETEALNALLAGGHGWVDLVRKHVPYDQKLYSWWSYRSPDWNNADKGRRLDHIWSTADIAERSIGAEIIRPARGWTDKPSDHVPVIARFVRP is encoded by the coding sequence ATGACCCATTCCATCGTCACCTGGAACATCAATTCAGTCCGCCTGCGTCTGGGCATGGTTCTGGACTTCCTGCAGCAATATCAGCCCGACGTGCTGATGCTGCAGGAGATCAAATGCACCAATGATCAATTCCCCGCCAATGCCTTCAGCGAGGCCGGCTATCCGCACCAGGCGGTGCATGGACAGAAGGGCTATCACGGCGTCGCCATCATCTCGAAATTTCCGCTGACCGACATTTCGAGCCGCGTCTTCTGCGAAATTCCCGAATCGCGCCACGTCTCCGCCCTGGTGGATCTGGGCCATGGCCCCTTCACCTTGCACAATTTCTACATTCCCGCCGGCGGCGACGAGCCCGATCCGCTGATCAACCCCAAATTCAAGCACAAACTGGGTTTCCTCGACGAGCTCAAGACCTGGTTCACTGAGCCCCTGTTCCAGCGCGGCCATCTCATTGCCGGCGATTTCAACATCGCCCCGCATGAAAACGACGTCTGGAGCCACAAGCAGTTGCTCAAAGTGGTCAGCCATACGCCGATCGAAACCGAAGCGCTTAACGCCCTGCTCGCCGGCGGCCATGGCTGGGTCGACCTGGTGCGCAAGCACGTGCCCTACGATCAGAAACTCTATTCCTGGTGGAGCTATCGCAGCCCCGATTGGAACAATGCCGACAAGGGACGGCGCCTCGACCATATCTGGTCCACCGCCGACATTGCCGAGCGCTCCATCGGCGCCGAAATCATCCGCCCCGCCCGCGGCTGGACCGACAAGCCATCGGACCACGTCCCGGTCATCGCCAGATTCGTGCGGCCGTAG
- a CDS encoding YggS family pyridoxal phosphate-dependent enzyme: protein MAESAASAQTALDDIANRMEKARRRFGAPPESVQLVAVSKTFPAVAIEPFLQAGQRVFGENRVQEAKVKWPALRAAYPDIELHLIGPLQTNKAREAVALFDVIESVDRDRLASILAQEMQRAGKSLPCFVQVNIGGEEQKAGIPVAETLDFVRRCRDLHGLEIVGLMCIPPDGQPPGPYFAHLARLGRAAAVEQLSMGMSGDFETAIAMGATHVRVGSALFGQRAVEASAIRA, encoded by the coding sequence ATGGCCGAGAGCGCCGCAAGCGCCCAAACCGCGCTCGACGATATTGCCAATCGCATGGAAAAGGCCCGCCGCCGTTTCGGCGCGCCGCCCGAATCGGTCCAACTGGTCGCGGTGTCCAAGACCTTTCCGGCGGTGGCCATCGAGCCGTTTCTACAGGCCGGCCAACGGGTCTTCGGGGAAAACCGGGTGCAGGAGGCCAAGGTCAAATGGCCGGCGCTCCGGGCGGCCTATCCGGATATCGAGCTCCATCTCATCGGCCCGCTGCAAACCAACAAGGCGCGGGAGGCGGTGGCTTTGTTCGATGTGATCGAATCAGTCGATCGCGACAGGCTCGCCAGCATTCTTGCCCAGGAAATGCAGCGGGCGGGTAAGAGCCTGCCCTGTTTCGTGCAGGTCAATATCGGCGGCGAGGAGCAAAAGGCGGGGATTCCGGTTGCGGAGACCCTGGATTTCGTCCGCCGCTGCCGCGACCTGCATGGGCTCGAAATCGTCGGGCTGATGTGCATTCCGCCCGATGGCCAACCGCCTGGGCCGTATTTCGCGCATCTGGCCAGGCTCGGCCGGGCGGCGGCGGTCGAGCAGTTGTCGATGGGCATGAGCGGCGACTTCGAAACCGCCATTGCCATGGGCGCCACTCATGTAAGAGTGGGATCGGCGCTGTTCGGGCAGCGGGCGGTGGAGGCGAGCGCCATTCGGGCATAG
- a CDS encoding Crp/Fnr family transcriptional regulator, whose protein sequence is MRMDDAALVLAQADFFDICDDEQLRMLGFAGDRRHFAADAVIYQAGEVPQGAYVLIEGTIRARHEGAEAGKPYALSEAGSVISPTSLIIDKPRPVTFTAVTDCEMLFVPRSAFLKLARQYPELAARAAQRIEQELGRYMHALEPLKRKMKGA, encoded by the coding sequence ATGAGAATGGACGATGCGGCCTTGGTTCTGGCCCAGGCCGATTTCTTCGACATCTGCGATGACGAGCAATTGCGCATGCTCGGCTTTGCCGGCGACCGCCGGCATTTCGCGGCCGATGCCGTCATCTACCAAGCCGGAGAGGTGCCGCAAGGCGCCTATGTGCTGATCGAGGGCACGATCAGGGCCCGGCATGAAGGCGCGGAAGCCGGCAAGCCCTATGCCCTGAGTGAAGCCGGCAGCGTCATCTCGCCGACCTCCCTCATCATCGACAAGCCGCGTCCGGTGACCTTCACCGCCGTCACCGATTGCGAAATGCTGTTCGTGCCGCGTTCGGCTTTCCTCAAGCTCGCCCGGCAATATCCCGAACTGGCCGCCCGCGCCGCGCAACGGATCGAGCAGGAGCTCGGACGCTATATGCATGCGCTGGAGCCGCTGAAGCGGAAGATGAAGGGCGCTTAG